The segment TCTAATTGAAAGATGGTTTAAAATTATTGATGAACAGTTAGCAAAAGTAACTCAAGAAAATCATAAGGAACAACTTGCTTAAAACATAATTGGGCTGTCTGAAAAAACATGATAAATGTTAGATTAAGCTTACGCCAAAGCCGGCTGGTGCTCGATGTGACAAGATTTAGATCGTGTTGGCTTTTTAGACAGCCCCTTCTTTTCTTAGGGGAGTAGGATTAAGTCAGACGAGAAATTTAATAAAACCATTAATTCAACTCTGGTCTGATGAACTCATCATTCATCACCCATAACTCCCGCCCGAACGTTCCGTTCGGAACGGGCGGGCATAACCCATAACTCATCACTTATAAATCATAACTTTAATAATAAGTAGTCTATCGCCACGACTTTATGAAAAACAAAGAGATAATGCCGAAAATCTCAAGTCGGCCCAAAAGCATATTAATAGTAAGTATAAACTTCCCTAAATCAGGGAGTCCGCTAAAGTTACCCATTGAACCTACCTGACCGAATCCGGGACCAACATTACCAATTGTGGTTACCGAACTTGAGAAGGCAGTCATCATATCTACATTAAGGAAGGATAGCAGTAAAGTGGTTATAAATATAATAAACAGGTAAAAAATAATAAATACCATGGTGTCTTTTTCAATGTCTTCATCGATTGCTTTACCCCCAACTTTTAGCAAAAATACCGCACGAGGGTGTTGAATCATTTTAACATGTTTAACAATGGCTTTGAAAAATATCCAAACCCGGTCGAATTTCAATCCACCGGAAGTTGAACCTGCCATGGCACATTGGATGGTAAAATAGATGAGTATTAATTGAGCAAATCCTGGCCATCCAACTGAATCAGCGGTTGCAAATCCTGTGGTGGTCCCTACAGAAATGACCTGAAATGCAGCATATCTTACAGATGTCCACCAGGGATATGTGCCGTTAAAATATAATTTTAATGAAACCAAGGTAACGCCCACAAAAAGGAATATCAAAAATGCCCTCGTTACTGAAGATTTGAAAATGTTATTGCTTTTCCCTAAAATTGTGTTGAATATCAATCCAAAGTGAAGACCTGATAGGATCATAAAGACCATCAGAATAATTTCGATAGGAACACTATTAAAGTAGGCAATGCTGATGTTTTTAGTCGAAAAACCACCTGTTGCAATGGTTGCGAACGAATGATTAATGGCATCAAAAAGGCTCATTCCGGCAATCATCAAAAAAACGGTTTCTAGCAATGTCAACCCAAGGTATACATATAATAATATTCTTAGAATTTCTTTGGCCCTGTATTTAAAATCAGCTTTAGCCAGTTTCGACATTTCTGTGTTTAACAGGGTTAACTTTGAAGTGTTTGATTTCGGGAGAATCAGGAGTGTAAATAAGATAATTCCAATTCCACCTATCCAATGAGTTGATGACCTCCAAAAAATTAAACTTTTTGGAAGCACTTCTATATCAGTAAGAATAGTTGATCCTGTAGTTGTAAATCCTGAAACACTTTCGAACCAGGCATTTATGACTGAAAATTCGCCTCCCCACAATATATAAGGCAGTGCACCCACCACACAAGTGGTTATCCAGCCAAACACAACGATGGTAATCCCTTCTAATATGGATATATAACTAGTTTGCTGGACGTAAATTATTGGTAAAAGACCAAATATTAATGCAATTAGCGTGCTATACAATAATGAAATATCTGTCGGTTCGGAAAGGAACAGCGCTAATAGAAATGAAATAAATAAAAATACCGCATTAAATATCAGCACCAAACCGATGTACCGTAACACAATTTCGAACCTCATGATTAATAGGTTTTTTTAAATCTATAGATCAGACTTTGTATTTCTTTTTCAAGTTCTTTAAATTCATCTTTTGTTACAATTCCTGCTTCGAAACTTTGAGTTTGGGAAGTGTGCCTTTTTAAAGATTGGATGATGTCAACAATTGGTTTTACATAATACCTGCTGATGAAAAAATTGAACATGACCAAGAATACAAGAGAGGCAATTATGGCTACAATCCCGGGCATGATTGCTCTACGTGCTTTTTCTTTTAATTTTGTCGATTCCTGATACATGCTCTCCTGATTTAAGATCATCAGAGCCCGTACGTCATTTTTTGCAGCCAGAAAATAGTTATGTAAGTCTGTGAAATACCAATCGATACTATTTTCCTTAGCGGTCCCAACTATAGGTGGTTCCCACCTTTCTTTAAATCTTAAATAAGATTGATCTATTTGTTCGATATACTTATCTTCATTGGTTTCAGTAATATTATTTTTTGCAATGTTGAAAGCAGCTAAAAATAAACTATCGGCCGAATCCAATATTTCACGTCCTTTCTTCCAATGACCTGATAATAACAACAGAATGCCACTATCTTCTCTTTCCAGTGCTTCAAGCATTGTTTTTGAGGCCTCGATGGTTTTGTAATTGTCATCAATTAATGCTGTAACCGATTTACTTAATCGTGAAAATTCATAAATCGACACAATCCCTGCAATGACGAGCATCATAATGATAAGGATAAAGCCCGAAAGAATTTTGAATTTTATTTTCATACCCATACTTATTATCTGATTTACTGTTCTTTATGCCTATTGTAGGATTAAATTAAAATATTCTTGCTTAAAACTAAATCTCACTTGTTTTGCAACATTAAAGATCAAATATAATTTTAAATCTGCAAAAAATATAAATCATTCAAATTATTATGTGATCATTGATGATGAAGCATTAGCTTTTTCCCTTAATAATGATTTTCTTTTTCTTGAATCAGTTATCAATGACATTGCCATGATAATACTGGTTGCAATGATGACCACAAATAAAACGCCACTTTCAATCCCTGCATTTTTAAGAGAATCTGGAATAGCAAAAAATAAAAGTATTGATATCAATCCTCTTGGTGCAATAAAAACCTGGGGGTAAATATCTTTTCTTTCAACGACTGCAAAAAGCAAAAAGCGCAGCATATAAGCAACTGCTAGAAAAGTAACACTGATAATCCATACCCTCCAGCTTATAAGAGAAGCGAGAGGCAATGTCATCCCGAATACTACAAAAAAGAAAGTGCGAACCAGAAAAGAAGTTTCAATAGTTATCAAACGAAATTCTTTATATACTTCATCTATTTTATCGTCATACAACCAATCTTCCAATTTTTTGAAAAGCAAAACTTTATGATTTCGAAGGAGTAAACCGAAAAGAAGAATGATGATTAGGGATGAAAGATGAAACATTTTTCCGATTGAATAGAGTAATATCAGAACTGCAAGAAACAGAAAAAATTTTGCATCCCCTTTTATATTTTGAATGATATACAGTAAAACATAGCTTAATACTGCAGAGATAGAAAGGGTCATTAAAATATTCCCGCCAACCGTAAAACTCAACCTGCTAACACCTTCAACATTCATATTTTCTATGATCAGATAAAAAACCATAATGCCCAGTATGTCCGAAAAGGTACTCTCGTAAATCATAAATTCCTTTTTGTAATTAGAGAGGTTGGTAACACTTGGGATTATGATGGCACTACTTAGAATAGAAACGGGAATGGCATAAATAATGGAAGATAGCGTGCTGACATCGGGTATGAAAAGCTTGATGACAAATGAAAGTGCAAAGGAGGTAAGCCCGAGTGATAAAGCTGCGATGGTAAACGATTTCCAAATGAGTGGCCATTTGGACCAACTAAGTTCCAAGTCGAGCGCTGCTTCAAGAACGATCATGATCAATCCAATGATTCCTAAAATTTCCAGAATGCTATATAATTCGGCCTCAATTTTAAAATGTTCAAGCAATTGCTGAATCCCAACACCTAGCAAAATTAGGAGCAAAGCGCTTGGGATGCTTGTCTTTTTAGCAAGGGAGCTGGCAAAAAACGAAAGGATTATTACGATACAAAGCCCAATCAGAAATAAATATGAATTCATAAAATGCTATTTTGATCAAGATACAAAAAATAATTAACCTCTTTTTTCGATTTCCTCTAACCTTGATAGGTCAGTAATCCGGATATCTTTATTATTTAATTGTAGTATGCCTTCCTTTTCAAACTCCTTTAAGAATTTAATGGCACTTTCGGTTGAAATTGACGCAAAATCTGCAATATCCTGTCTGCTCAAATATTTAAATACTTCTTCATTCGTAAGTTCTTCTGAGGACAGATAGATTAATGTTGAAGCTAATTTGCCACGCATCTGTTTATAGGAAATGCTTTTTATAATTTCGTATAGGTGATGTTCGTTTTGTATGTTTCGTGAAGTGATGTGCATTGCAAAATCAGGCTTTTCAATTAACAAACGGCTTAAAGCTGTTTTATCAATCATGCAAATGGTAGAATCTTTCAGGGCCAGTGCCGAATAATGATATATGTTTTCTCCAAAAACAGAAGAGAAAGCCAAAAAATCT is part of the Bacteroidota bacterium genome and harbors:
- a CDS encoding TrkH family potassium uptake protein, which gives rise to MRFEIVLRYIGLVLIFNAVFLFISFLLALFLSEPTDISLLYSTLIALIFGLLPIIYVQQTSYISILEGITIVVFGWITTCVVGALPYILWGGEFSVINAWFESVSGFTTTGSTILTDIEVLPKSLIFWRSSTHWIGGIGIILFTLLILPKSNTSKLTLLNTEMSKLAKADFKYRAKEILRILLYVYLGLTLLETVFLMIAGMSLFDAINHSFATIATGGFSTKNISIAYFNSVPIEIILMVFMILSGLHFGLIFNTILGKSNNIFKSSVTRAFLIFLFVGVTLVSLKLYFNGTYPWWTSVRYAAFQVISVGTTTGFATADSVGWPGFAQLILIYFTIQCAMAGSTSGGLKFDRVWIFFKAIVKHVKMIQHPRAVFLLKVGGKAIDEDIEKDTMVFIIFYLFIIFITTLLLSFLNVDMMTAFSSSVTTIGNVGPGFGQVGSMGNFSGLPDLGKFILTINMLLGRLEIFGIISLFFIKSWR
- a CDS encoding cation:proton antiporter; translation: MNSYLFLIGLCIVIILSFFASSLAKKTSIPSALLLILLGVGIQQLLEHFKIEAELYSILEILGIIGLIMIVLEAALDLELSWSKWPLIWKSFTIAALSLGLTSFALSFVIKLFIPDVSTLSSIIYAIPVSILSSAIIIPSVTNLSNYKKEFMIYESTFSDILGIMVFYLIIENMNVEGVSRLSFTVGGNILMTLSISAVLSYVLLYIIQNIKGDAKFFLFLAVLILLYSIGKMFHLSSLIIILLFGLLLRNHKVLLFKKLEDWLYDDKIDEVYKEFRLITIETSFLVRTFFFVVFGMTLPLASLISWRVWIISVTFLAVAYMLRFLLFAVVERKDIYPQVFIAPRGLISILLFFAIPDSLKNAGIESGVLFVVIIATSIIMAMSLITDSRKRKSLLREKANASSSMIT
- a CDS encoding Crp/Fnr family transcriptional regulator; translated protein: MSAENKMSGAGCCFHELYHEEFDSINSKKKQLNYLQGENLFKQGAFSPYVMYIIDGLVKVYLQTGYDKQINLRLAKKGDFLAFSSVFGENIYHYSALALKDSTICMIDKTALSRLLIEKPDFAMHITSRNIQNEHHLYEIIKSISYKQMRGKLASTLIYLSSEELTNEEVFKYLSRQDIADFASISTESAIKFLKEFEKEGILQLNNKDIRITDLSRLEEIEKRG